A genome region from Flavobacterium sp. CFS9 includes the following:
- the rpoB gene encoding DNA-directed RNA polymerase subunit beta encodes MITNQTERLNFASTKNIPDYPDFLDVQVKSFKDFFQLETKSDERGNEGLYNTFMENFPITDTRNNFVLEFLDYFVDPPRYTIQECIERGLTYSVPLKARLKLYCTDPEHEDFETIVQDVYLGTIPYMTPSGTFVINGAERVVVSQLHRSPGVFFGQSFHANGTKLYSARVIPFKGSWIEFSTDINSVMYAYIDRKKKLPVTTLFRAIGFERDKDILEIFDLAEEIKVSKTGIKKYIGRRLAARVLNTWHEDFVDEDTGEVVSIERNEIILDRDTIIDKDNVEEIIDSNVKSILLHKEDNNQADYAIIHNTLQKDPTNSEKEAVEHIYRQLRNAEPPDEETARGIIDKLFFSDQRYNLGEVGRYRMNKKLDLDIPMDKQVLTKEDIITIVKYLIELINSKAEIDDIDHLSNRRVRTVGEQLSQQFGVGLARMARTIRERMNVRDNEVFTPIDLINAKTLSSVINSFFGTNQLSQFMDQTNPLAEITHKRRLSALGPGGLSRERAGFEVRDVHYTHYGRLCPIETPEGPNIGLISSLGVYAKVNGMGFIETPYRKVTNGVVDLESTPIYLSAEEEEGKMIAQANIEMDETGKITASNVIAREEGDFPVVEPSVVHYTDVAPNQIASISASLIPFLEHDDANRALMGSNMMRQAVPLIRPEAPIVGTGLERQVASDSRVLINAEGDGTVEYVDANIITIKYDRTEDERMVSFDADEKTYNLIKFRKTNQGTSINLKPIVRKGDRVVLGQVLSEGYATQNGELALGRNLKVAFMPWKGYNFEDAIVISEKVVRDDIFTSIHVDDYSLEVRDTKLGNEELTNDIPNVSEEATKDLDENGMIRIGAEVKPGDILIGKITPKGESDPTPEEKLLRAIFGDKAGDVKDASLKASPSLHGVVLDKKLFARAVKDKRKRTQDKDALGALEMEFETKFVELKDRLVEKLFLIVNGKTSQGVMNDLGEEVLPKGKKYTQKMLYAVEDFAHLSKGQWVADDATNKMVNDLIHNYKIKLNDLQGSLRREKFTITVGDELPSGILKLAKIYIAKKRKLKVGDKMAGRHGNKGIVARIVRHEDMPFLEDGTPVDIVLNPLGVPSRMNIGQIYETVLGWAGMNLGRKFATPIFDGASLDQINALTDEAGVPRFGHTHLYDGGTGERFAQKATVGVIYMLKLGHMVDDKMHARSIGPYSLITQQPLGGKAQFGGQRFGEMEVWALEAYGASSTLREILTVKSDDVIGRAKTYEAIVKGETMPEPGLPESFNVLMHELKGLGLDLRLEE; translated from the coding sequence ATGATAACAAATCAGACTGAAAGATTGAATTTTGCCTCTACAAAAAATATTCCTGACTATCCGGATTTTCTAGATGTTCAGGTTAAATCTTTTAAAGATTTTTTCCAATTAGAAACTAAATCTGACGAAAGAGGCAACGAAGGTCTATACAACACCTTCATGGAAAACTTTCCAATTACAGATACAAGAAACAACTTTGTATTGGAGTTCCTGGATTATTTTGTAGACCCGCCACGTTATACAATTCAAGAATGTATAGAGAGAGGACTTACCTATAGTGTGCCTTTAAAAGCCAGGTTAAAACTATACTGTACAGACCCAGAACACGAAGATTTTGAAACTATTGTACAAGATGTTTATCTTGGAACAATTCCTTACATGACGCCAAGTGGTACCTTTGTAATTAATGGTGCTGAGCGTGTAGTAGTATCTCAGCTACACCGTTCTCCTGGGGTTTTCTTTGGACAATCATTCCACGCAAATGGAACAAAATTATATTCTGCCAGAGTAATTCCTTTTAAAGGATCCTGGATAGAATTTTCTACAGATATTAACAGCGTTATGTACGCGTATATCGATAGAAAGAAAAAATTACCGGTAACAACTTTATTCCGTGCTATAGGTTTCGAAAGAGATAAAGACATCCTTGAAATTTTCGACTTAGCTGAAGAAATTAAAGTTTCTAAAACAGGTATCAAAAAGTATATTGGAAGAAGACTTGCTGCGCGTGTATTGAACACTTGGCACGAGGATTTCGTTGATGAAGATACCGGAGAGGTAGTTTCTATCGAACGTAACGAAATCATCCTTGATCGTGATACTATTATCGACAAAGATAATGTGGAAGAGATCATCGATTCTAACGTTAAATCTATTTTGTTACACAAAGAGGATAATAACCAGGCAGATTATGCTATTATCCACAACACATTACAAAAAGATCCAACAAACTCTGAAAAAGAAGCTGTTGAGCATATCTACAGACAATTGCGTAATGCAGAACCGCCTGATGAAGAAACTGCTCGTGGTATTATTGATAAATTGTTCTTCTCTGATCAACGTTATAACTTAGGTGAAGTTGGTCGTTACAGAATGAACAAAAAGTTAGATTTAGATATCCCTATGGACAAGCAGGTGCTTACCAAAGAAGATATCATTACAATCGTGAAATATTTGATCGAATTGATCAACTCAAAAGCTGAGATTGATGATATTGATCACTTATCAAACCGTCGTGTTAGAACAGTTGGAGAACAATTGTCTCAACAATTCGGTGTTGGTTTAGCACGTATGGCAAGAACTATTCGTGAGAGAATGAACGTTAGAGATAACGAGGTGTTTACACCAATTGATTTGATTAATGCTAAAACATTATCATCAGTTATCAACTCTTTCTTTGGTACAAACCAGTTGTCTCAATTTATGGATCAAACAAATCCATTAGCTGAGATTACACACAAAAGAAGACTTTCTGCACTTGGACCAGGTGGACTTTCGAGAGAAAGAGCTGGTTTCGAGGTTCGTGACGTTCACTATACGCACTATGGTCGTTTATGTCCGATTGAAACTCCAGAGGGACCAAACATTGGTTTGATTTCATCTCTTGGTGTTTATGCAAAAGTAAACGGAATGGGATTCATCGAAACTCCATACCGTAAAGTAACTAATGGTGTAGTTGATTTAGAAAGTACTCCAATTTACTTAAGCGCTGAAGAAGAAGAAGGAAAAATGATTGCTCAGGCAAACATTGAAATGGATGAGACTGGTAAAATTACAGCAAGCAATGTTATTGCTCGTGAGGAAGGTGACTTCCCGGTTGTTGAACCTTCAGTTGTACATTATACTGACGTTGCACCTAACCAGATTGCTTCGATTTCGGCTTCGTTAATTCCTTTCCTGGAGCATGATGATGCGAACCGTGCGTTGATGGGATCTAACATGATGCGTCAGGCGGTTCCTTTGATCCGTCCTGAAGCTCCGATTGTTGGTACAGGTTTAGAGCGTCAGGTAGCTTCAGATTCGAGAGTATTGATTAATGCTGAAGGAGATGGAACTGTAGAATACGTTGATGCAAATATTATTACTATCAAATACGACCGTACTGAAGATGAAAGAATGGTTAGTTTTGATGCTGATGAGAAAACATACAACTTAATTAAATTTAGAAAAACCAATCAGGGAACAAGTATCAACTTGAAGCCAATCGTAAGAAAAGGTGACAGAGTGGTTCTTGGACAGGTATTATCAGAAGGATATGCTACTCAAAATGGTGAATTAGCTTTAGGTAGAAACCTAAAAGTTGCGTTCATGCCATGGAAAGGGTATAACTTTGAGGATGCGATTGTAATTTCTGAAAAAGTAGTTCGTGATGATATTTTTACTTCTATCCACGTTGATGATTATTCATTAGAGGTTAGAGATACGAAGTTAGGAAATGAAGAGTTAACAAACGATATTCCTAACGTTTCTGAAGAAGCTACTAAAGATTTAGATGAAAACGGTATGATCAGAATTGGAGCAGAGGTTAAGCCTGGCGACATTTTGATCGGAAAAATTACGCCAAAAGGAGAATCAGATCCTACTCCGGAAGAGAAATTGCTTCGTGCAATCTTCGGGGATAAAGCAGGTGATGTAAAAGATGCTTCATTGAAAGCTTCTCCATCTTTACATGGTGTAGTTCTTGACAAAAAATTATTTGCAAGAGCCGTTAAAGATAAACGTAAACGTACTCAGGATAAAGATGCTTTAGGCGCTTTAGAAATGGAATTCGAAACTAAATTTGTTGAATTAAAAGACAGATTGGTTGAGAAATTATTCCTGATCGTTAACGGAAAAACATCTCAGGGTGTAATGAACGATTTGGGTGAAGAAGTTTTACCAAAAGGTAAAAAATATACTCAAAAAATGCTTTACGCAGTAGAGGATTTTGCTCACTTAAGCAAAGGTCAATGGGTTGCTGATGACGCTACTAATAAAATGGTTAATGATTTAATTCATAACTATAAAATTAAGCTGAACGACTTACAAGGATCTTTAAGAAGAGAGAAATTCACTATTACAGTTGGAGACGAATTGCCATCTGGAATCTTGAAATTGGCTAAAATCTATATCGCTAAAAAACGTAAGTTAAAAGTAGGTGATAAAATGGCAGGACGTCACGGTAACAAAGGTATTGTTGCAAGAATCGTTCGTCATGAAGATATGCCATTCTTAGAAGACGGAACACCGGTAGATATCGTATTGAATCCACTTGGGGTACCATCTCGTATGAACATTGGTCAGATTTATGAAACTGTTCTTGGATGGGCCGGTATGAACTTGGGTAGAAAATTTGCTACTCCAATTTTTGACGGTGCTTCTTTAGACCAAATCAATGCTTTGACAGATGAAGCCGGAGTACCACGTTTCGGACATACTCACCTTTATGATGGTGGTACTGGAGAGCGTTTTGCACAAAAAGCAACTGTGGGTGTAATTTACATGCTTAAATTAGGACACATGGTTGATGATAAGATGCACGCACGTTCTATCGGACCATACTCATTGATTACGCAACAGCCACTTGGAGGTAAAGCTCAATTTGGAGGTCAGCGTTTTGGAGAGATGGAGGTTTGGGCACTTGAGGCTTATGGAGCTTCTAGTACACTACGTGAAATCTTAACGGTTAAGTCTGATGACGTTATTGGTAGAGCTAAAACTTACGAAGCTATCGTTAAGGGTGAAACTATGCCAGAACCAGGTTTACCAGAATCATTCAATGTATTAATGCACGAATTGAAAGGTCTAGGTTTAGATCTTCGTTTGGAAGAATAA
- the rpoC gene encoding DNA-directed RNA polymerase subunit beta', whose translation MMNNRNNKDKNPVKRFNKISIGLASPESILKESRGEVLKPETINYRTHKPERDGLFCERIFGPVKDFECACGKYKRIRYKGIICDRCGVEVTEKKVRRDRVGHINLVVPIAHIWYFRSLPNKIGYILGLPSKKLDMIIYYERYVVIQAGIAKNADGESLQRLDFLTEEEYLNILDTLPQENQYLDDLDPNKFVAKMGAECIMDLLARIDLDALSYELRHSANNETSKQRKTEALKRLQVVESFRESNENRENRPEWMIMKVVPVIPPELRPLVPLDGGRFATSDLNDLYRRVIIRNNRLKRLMEIKAPEVILRNEKRMLQESVDSLFDNTRKASAVKTESNRPLKSLSDSLKGKQGRFRQNLLGKRVDYSARSVIVVGPELKLYECGLPKDMASELYKPFVIRKLIERGIVKTVKSAKKIIDKKEPVVWDILENVIKGHPVLLNRAPTLHRLGIQAFQPKLIEGKAIQLHPLVCTAFNADFDGDQMAVHLPLGPEAILEAQLLMLASHNILNPANGAPITVPSQDMVLGLYYMTKERISTEDHKIIGQDLTFYSAEEVNIALNEGRLELNARVKIRAKDFNDAGELVYQIIQTTAGRVLFNEVVPEAAGYINDVLTKKNLRDIIGHILSVTDVPTTAAFLDNMKDMGYKFAFRGGLSFSLGDIRIPEQKTKLIADAREQVEGISTNYNMGLITNNERYNQVIDVWTSANAQLTELAMKNIREDQQGFNSVYMMLDSGARGSKEQIRQLTGMRGLMAKPKKSTAGGGEIIENPILSNFKEGLSILEYFISTHGARKGLADTALKTADAGYLTRRLHDVSQDVIVNIEDCGTLRGVEVSALKKNEEIVESLGERILGRVALQDVINPLTNEVLVQSGHQITEAIMKTIEASPIERVEVRSPLTCEALKGICAKCYGRNLATGKMTQRGEAVGVIAAQSIGEPGTQLTLRTFHVGGVAGGISEESSIVTRFAGRLEIEDLKTVKGEDSEGNAVDIVVSRSTELKLVDEKTGIVLNTHNIPYGSSIFVKDGEAVAKGTVICKWDPYNGVIVSEFTGKIAYEDLEQGQSYMVEIDEQTGFQEKVISEARNKKLIPTLLVYGKEGELIRSYNLPVGAHLMVENGEKIKAGKVLVKIPRRSSKAGDITGGLPRITELLEARNPSNPAVVSEIDGVVSFGKIKRGNREIVIESKFGEIKKYLVKLSSQILVQENDFVRAGVPLSDGAITPDDILRIQGPAAVQQYLVNEIQEVYRLQGVKINDKHFEVVIRQMMRKVRVQDPGDTLFLEDQLIHTKDFIVQNDKLYGMKVVEDAGDSAVLKPGQIITPRELRDENSLLKRNDKNLVVARDVITATATPVLQGITRASLQTKSFISAASFQETTKVLNEAAVAGKVDDLEGLKENVIVGHRIPAGTGMREYDNTIVGSKDDYNEMMANKEEYIY comes from the coding sequence ATGATGAATAACAGAAACAATAAAGACAAAAATCCAGTAAAAAGATTTAACAAAATTTCTATTGGATTGGCTTCACCAGAATCTATCCTGAAAGAATCAAGAGGAGAGGTTTTAAAGCCGGAAACAATTAACTACAGAACTCACAAACCAGAGCGTGACGGACTTTTCTGCGAAAGAATCTTCGGACCAGTAAAAGATTTCGAATGTGCTTGTGGTAAGTATAAAAGAATTCGTTACAAAGGTATCATTTGCGACCGTTGTGGTGTAGAAGTTACAGAGAAAAAAGTACGTCGTGACAGAGTAGGACACATCAACCTTGTTGTGCCAATTGCTCACATCTGGTACTTCCGTTCTCTTCCAAACAAAATTGGTTATATCCTTGGTCTTCCATCTAAGAAATTAGATATGATCATTTACTACGAAAGATACGTAGTAATTCAAGCAGGTATTGCTAAAAATGCAGATGGAGAATCTCTACAAAGATTAGATTTCTTAACTGAAGAAGAATACTTAAACATTTTAGATACTCTTCCACAAGAGAATCAATATTTAGATGATTTAGATCCAAACAAATTCGTTGCTAAAATGGGAGCGGAGTGTATTATGGATTTATTGGCTCGTATTGACTTAGATGCTTTATCTTATGAATTAAGACACAGCGCTAACAACGAGACTTCTAAACAAAGAAAAACTGAAGCTTTAAAAAGATTACAAGTTGTAGAATCTTTCCGTGAGTCTAACGAAAACCGCGAAAACCGTCCGGAATGGATGATTATGAAAGTGGTTCCAGTTATCCCGCCGGAATTACGTCCGCTTGTACCACTTGATGGAGGTCGTTTTGCAACTTCAGATTTGAACGATTTATATCGTCGTGTAATCATCCGTAACAACCGTTTGAAAAGATTAATGGAGATTAAAGCTCCAGAAGTGATCTTAAGAAACGAGAAACGTATGTTACAGGAATCTGTAGATTCATTATTCGATAACACACGTAAAGCTTCTGCTGTTAAAACAGAATCAAACAGACCATTAAAATCATTATCTGATTCCTTAAAAGGTAAGCAAGGACGTTTCCGTCAAAACTTACTTGGAAAACGTGTGGATTATTCTGCTCGTTCGGTAATTGTTGTTGGTCCAGAGTTGAAATTATACGAGTGTGGATTGCCAAAAGATATGGCTTCTGAATTATACAAACCTTTCGTGATCCGTAAGTTGATCGAAAGAGGTATTGTGAAGACAGTAAAATCTGCTAAGAAAATAATCGACAAAAAAGAGCCGGTAGTTTGGGATATCCTTGAAAACGTAATTAAAGGACACCCGGTATTGCTAAACCGTGCTCCTACTTTGCACAGATTAGGTATCCAGGCATTCCAGCCAAAATTAATTGAAGGAAAAGCGATTCAGCTACACCCATTAGTATGTACGGCGTTTAACGCGGATTTTGATGGTGACCAGATGGCAGTTCACTTACCATTAGGACCAGAGGCTATTTTAGAGGCGCAATTATTAATGTTGGCTTCTCACAATATCTTGAACCCTGCAAATGGTGCTCCAATTACTGTACCTTCTCAGGACATGGTCTTGGGTCTATACTATATGACCAAAGAGCGTATTTCTACGGAAGATCACAAAATTATTGGTCAGGATTTGACTTTCTATTCTGCTGAAGAAGTAAACATTGCATTAAACGAAGGAAGATTAGAATTGAATGCTCGTGTGAAAATTAGAGCTAAAGATTTTAATGACGCCGGAGAATTAGTGTACCAAATTATTCAAACAACTGCAGGACGTGTATTATTTAACGAAGTAGTACCTGAAGCAGCCGGATATATCAACGACGTATTGACTAAGAAAAATCTTAGAGATATTATCGGACACATTTTAAGTGTGACTGATGTACCTACAACGGCAGCTTTCTTGGATAATATGAAAGATATGGGGTATAAATTCGCATTTAGAGGAGGTTTATCATTCTCTTTAGGTGATATTAGAATCCCGGAACAAAAAACGAAGTTAATTGCAGATGCCAGAGAGCAAGTTGAAGGTATCTCAACTAACTATAACATGGGTCTTATCACAAATAACGAGCGTTACAACCAGGTTATTGACGTATGGACTTCAGCAAATGCTCAGTTAACAGAATTAGCAATGAAAAATATTAGAGAAGACCAACAAGGTTTCAACTCTGTATATATGATGCTTGACTCTGGGGCGAGGGGTTCTAAGGAGCAGATTCGTCAGTTAACAGGTATGCGTGGTTTGATGGCTAAGCCTAAAAAATCTACTGCCGGTGGTGGTGAGATTATTGAAAACCCGATTCTTTCTAACTTTAAGGAAGGTCTTTCGATTTTGGAGTACTTCATTTCTACTCACGGTGCTCGTAAAGGTCTTGCGGATACCGCTCTTAAAACGGCGGATGCTGGTTACTTAACAAGAAGGCTTCATGACGTTTCTCAGGATGTTATTGTTAACATTGAGGATTGTGGAACTTTAAGAGGTGTTGAAGTTTCTGCATTGAAGAAAAATGAGGAAATCGTTGAATCATTAGGAGAAAGAATTTTAGGACGTGTTGCATTGCAAGATGTGATTAATCCTTTAACTAATGAAGTATTAGTTCAGTCAGGTCACCAGATTACAGAGGCTATCATGAAGACTATCGAAGCTTCTCCTATTGAAAGAGTAGAAGTTAGATCTCCATTAACTTGTGAAGCTTTAAAAGGTATTTGTGCTAAATGTTACGGTAGAAACTTAGCTACCGGAAAAATGACACAAAGAGGAGAAGCTGTCGGAGTTATTGCAGCTCAGTCTATTGGAGAGCCAGGTACACAGTTAACACTCCGTACGTTCCACGTTGGAGGGGTTGCAGGAGGTATCTCCGAAGAGTCTAGTATTGTTACAAGATTCGCAGGTAGACTTGAGATTGAAGATTTAAAAACGGTTAAAGGTGAGGACAGCGAAGGTAATGCGGTAGATATCGTAGTATCACGTTCAACTGAGTTAAAATTAGTTGATGAGAAAACTGGAATCGTTTTAAATACACATAATATTCCTTACGGTTCTAGTATCTTTGTTAAAGATGGTGAAGCTGTAGCTAAAGGAACTGTAATCTGTAAGTGGGATCCATATAACGGTGTAATTGTTTCTGAATTTACTGGTAAGATTGCTTACGAAGATTTAGAGCAAGGGCAATCGTACATGGTTGAAATTGATGAGCAGACAGGATTCCAGGAGAAAGTAATTTCTGAGGCAAGAAACAAAAAATTAATCCCAACTTTATTGGTTTACGGTAAAGAAGGTGAATTGATTCGTTCGTACAACTTACCGGTAGGTGCACACTTAATGGTTGAGAATGGTGAGAAAATTAAAGCAGGTAAAGTATTAGTGAAAATCCCTCGTCGTTCTTCTAAAGCAGGCGATATTACAGGAGGTCTTCCAAGAATTACGGAGTTGCTTGAGGCTCGTAACCCTTCAAACCCGGCAGTTGTTTCTGAGATCGACGGTGTTGTTTCTTTCGGTAAAATCAAAAGAGGTAACCGTGAGATCGTTATCGAATCTAAATTTGGTGAGATCAAGAAGTACTTGGTTAAACTTTCAAGCCAGATCTTAGTTCAGGAAAATGACTTCGTAAGAGCAGGAGTACCATTGTCTGACGGTGCAATTACACCAGATGACATCTTAAGAATTCAAGGGCCAGCTGCTGTTCAACAGTACTTGGTAAATGAAATTCAGGAGGTATACCGTCTTCAGGGAGTAAAAATTAATGACAAGCACTTTGAGGTAGTTATTCGTCAAATGATGCGTAAAGTAAGAGTTCAGGATCCGGGTGATACTTTATTCTTAGAGGATCAATTGATTCATACTAAAGATTTTATCGTTCAAAACGATAAATTATACGGTATGAAAGTAGTTGAAGATGCTGGTGATTCTGCTGTGTTGAAACCAGGTCAGATCATTACTCCTCGTGAATTACGTGATGAAAACTCATTGTTGAAACGAAATGATAAAAATCTGGTTGTAGCCAGAGATGTAATTACTGCAACTGCAACGCCAGTTTTACAAGGTATTACAAGAGCTTCGCTACAAACTAAATCATTCATTTCTGCGGCTTCATTCCAGGAGACAACGAAAGTACTTAACGAAGCTGCTGTAGCTGGTAAAGTAGATGATTTAGAAGGATTGAAAGAAAATGTAATTGTTGGACACAGAATTCCTGCGGGAACTGGTATGAGAGAATACGATAATACTATTGTAGGATCTAAAGACGATTACAATGAAATGATGGCTAATAAAGAAGAATATATTTATTAA
- a CDS encoding peptide chain release factor 3: MSFLKEIQRRRTFGIISHPDAGKTTLTEKLLLFGGAIQEAGAVKNNKIKKGATSDFMEIERQRGISVSTSVLAFNYKDKKINILDTPGHKDFAEDTFRTLTAVDSVIVVIDVAKGVEEQTEKLVAVCRMRNIPMIVFINKLDREGKDAFDLMDEVEQKLGLTVTPLSFPIGMGYDFQGIYNLWEENINLFSGDSRKNIEETIAFSDVQNNPELDKIVGQKAAEKLREELELIDEVYPKFDRQDYLDGKIQPVFFGSALNNFGVRELLDCFVTIAPSPRPKDSETRLVDPKEEKMSGFVFKIHANMDPKHRDRLAFIKIVSGTFERNKPYYHVRQKKNLKFSSPNAFFAEKKEIVDISYPGDIVGLHDTGNFKIGDTLTEGEIMSFKGIPSFSPEHFRYINNADPMKAKQLDKGVDQLMDEGVAQLFTLEMNNRKVIGTVGALQYEVIQYRLEHEYGAKCTYENFPVHKACWVKPDDAKNEEFKEFKRIKQKFLAHDKYGQLVFLADSDFTIQMTQSKYPSVKLYFTSEFD, from the coding sequence ATGAGCTTTTTAAAAGAAATACAACGCAGAAGAACATTTGGAATTATATCGCATCCTGATGCCGGTAAAACAACTTTAACTGAAAAATTATTGTTGTTTGGAGGGGCTATTCAGGAAGCGGGAGCTGTAAAAAATAATAAAATCAAAAAAGGAGCAACGAGTGATTTCATGGAAATCGAACGCCAAAGAGGTATTTCGGTTTCAACCTCTGTACTTGCTTTTAATTATAAAGACAAAAAAATCAATATTCTTGATACTCCGGGACACAAGGATTTTGCCGAAGATACTTTTAGAACTTTAACTGCTGTAGACAGTGTTATTGTTGTAATTGACGTTGCAAAAGGGGTTGAGGAACAAACGGAGAAGTTGGTAGCGGTTTGTAGAATGCGTAACATTCCGATGATTGTTTTCATCAACAAATTAGACCGTGAAGGAAAAGATGCTTTTGATTTGATGGACGAGGTAGAACAAAAACTTGGACTTACGGTTACACCTTTGAGTTTCCCGATTGGCATGGGGTATGATTTTCAGGGAATTTATAATCTTTGGGAAGAAAACATCAATCTTTTTAGTGGAGACAGCCGTAAAAATATCGAAGAAACAATTGCTTTCTCTGATGTTCAGAACAATCCGGAACTAGACAAAATTGTAGGTCAAAAAGCAGCTGAAAAACTTCGTGAAGAATTAGAACTGATTGATGAAGTGTATCCAAAATTTGATCGTCAGGATTATTTAGACGGAAAAATCCAGCCAGTATTTTTTGGTTCTGCATTAAACAACTTTGGAGTTCGTGAATTGTTAGATTGTTTCGTTACCATTGCTCCGTCTCCAAGACCAAAAGATTCTGAAACCCGTTTGGTTGATCCGAAAGAAGAAAAAATGTCAGGTTTTGTGTTCAAAATCCACGCGAATATGGATCCTAAACACAGAGACCGTCTGGCTTTTATTAAAATTGTTTCGGGAACTTTCGAAAGAAACAAACCTTATTACCATGTTCGTCAAAAGAAAAATTTAAAATTCTCAAGTCCGAATGCCTTCTTTGCCGAGAAAAAAGAAATTGTAGACATTTCTTATCCTGGAGATATTGTAGGTTTACACGATACAGGAAATTTCAAAATTGGAGATACCTTAACGGAAGGTGAAATCATGAGTTTCAAAGGAATTCCAAGTTTCTCTCCTGAACATTTCCGATACATCAACAATGCCGATCCTATGAAAGCTAAGCAATTGGACAAAGGTGTGGATCAGTTAATGGATGAAGGTGTTGCGCAGTTGTTTACCCTTGAAATGAACAATCGTAAAGTAATTGGTACCGTTGGAGCGCTTCAATACGAGGTAATTCAGTATCGTTTAGAGCACGAATATGGTGCAAAATGTACTTATGAAAACTTTCCTGTACACAAAGCTTGCTGGGTAAAACCAGATGACGCTAAAAATGAGGAATTCAAAGAATTTAAACGTATTAAACAAAAATTCCTTGCACATGATAAATACGGTCAGTTGGTATTCCTTGCCGATTCAGACTTTACAATACAAATGACACAAAGCAAATATCCAAGTGTGAAACTGTACTTCACTTCAGAATTTGACTAA
- a CDS encoding DUF3467 domain-containing protein yields MSNPNQQQEQINIELDETIAEGIYSNLAIINHSSSEFVLDFVSIMPGIPKAKVKSRIVLTPQHAKRLLKAIGENIHRFEVAHGEIKETEQAPIPLNFGPAGQA; encoded by the coding sequence ATGAGTAATCCGAACCAACAGCAAGAACAGATTAATATCGAGTTAGATGAAACTATTGCAGAAGGAATTTATTCTAATCTTGCAATTATCAATCACTCATCATCAGAATTTGTTTTAGATTTTGTGAGTATTATGCCTGGTATTCCTAAAGCCAAAGTAAAGTCAAGAATTGTCCTGACGCCACAACATGCTAAAAGATTATTAAAAGCAATTGGTGAAAATATTCATCGTTTTGAAGTCGCCCATGGCGAAATCAAAGAGACAGAACAAGCTCCAATACCGCTTAATTTTGGTCCTGCGGGACAAGCATAA